In Paenibacillus sonchi, the genomic stretch CGTGAAACTGCCCCGCACTTCTTCGGCCCAATCCAAAGTCGGAAAAGCCGTGTCCAAAGCAAATTTGAAGGTCGGCGATCTGGTATTCTTCTCCAGCGGCAGCAGAGCTAACGGTTCAAATGTAACTCACGTAGCCGTCTATATTGGAAATGGTAAAATTCTTCACACTTACGGCTCACCGGGTGTAACCATCTCCGATCTTAACTCCGGCAACTGGAAAAGAACCTACCTGAAAGCACGCCGCGTACTGTAACAGCTCGTAAGAGACCCCTTTCAGATCTTTTACAGCGGTTCAAAAAGCGGCCTGCATGGATCAGAGATTAGTGTCAGCATCTGGCGCGCCTTCCGGCGCGCGCAGTACATACCCGGTTCCGCGCACGGTATGAATCAATTTATTCTTATGGCCTTTGTCCACCTTTAGCCGGATATGTCTGATATAGACATCGACTACGTTGGTGTCCGGATGAAAATGATAATCCCAAACCTGCTTTAGAATATCTTCCCGGGGACAGACCTCCCCCAGATGCATTGCCAGATAATAGAGCAGGTCAAACTCTTTGGGCGTCATTTTCAGCTCGGTCCCATCCCGCAGCACCAGCCTGCGTGTAGGATCAAGGACCAGGCCATCTACCTTCAGCAGAGATGAAAGGCCGCGGCGGCGGCCTGTAAGTCTCATTAAATTATCCACTCTGCATTTGAACTCACCGGTATGTACGGGCTTCACCATATACTCATTGCCACCCGCCTCAAAAGCCGCTGCCGCCTCCTCGCCATATCTGCCATCCGAAAGCACCATTACAGTAAGCCGTTTCCCCTGTTCCCTCAGATCCGACACCAAACTCCATCCAGCCCACGCTGCAGCATGATTCAGATCCGCGATCAGCAGTGCAGGCTCCACTCTGGACAGCAATAAGCGAAGATCCTCGAGATCTTCGCTTATTGCCGTTTGGACGCCAAGCTCCTGCAGCGCCTGCTGCAGCTTCATTCGTTCTTCCCTATCCCGGCTCGCTTCCAGGGTTTCACGGACATCAGCCGGCTGCCGGGGTACAAACCAGGCAATAATCTCATTCACGGTAATCCCCCGCATCCAATCAGCTTTGCAGCCATGCCGCTGCAGAATGGGCTTATTGTTCCCCTAATGCAAAAAGACCATTCCGGGGAATGGTCCCAATTGGCCTGAATCATGTTGAATGATTTATATTAGCCAAAATACCGGTGATAAAAGCTGCGGGCAGCTGCAATATCACTGGTTCCATGAATCAAGGCCCGTCCATCTCCAAAAACGACCATCCGGTAAGGCTCTTCCGTAAAAGATACTAAATACGGATTGCTCTCAACCTTGCCGCTGCCGAGCCCTGCAAGCCTTGCAGCCGTTTCCTGCAGATTCAGCTGGCGGCGCTGCGCCGGGCGGATTTGCACGGTATCCCTGCCGCACAGCACATCACTGCGCTCTGTATTGGCCGCCGTCAGATACGGATAAACCGGATGGCTGCCGCAGGAAGGACAGCTGTCCTTTTTGGCGGCCTTGACGCCGATCTCCTGATGCTCATTGCGCCATACATCGAACGACAGCAGCTTGCCCCTGAGCTGCTCCGGACGGCCCCCAAGCAGCTTGAGCGCCTCTGCAGTAGCATTCGCAGTCACCAGCTGCACCGCCTGGGGCAGGATGCCTGCTGTGTCACAGGTATCTCCGCCAAGCGGCACAGCACCGAGCAGACAGTTCAGACATGGCGTTTCACCCGGCAGAACCGTAAAGGTTATGCCATAGCTGCCGACACAAGCTCCATAAATCCAGGGTATGCCGTGCTTCTGGGCCATATCGTTGATAATCAGCCGGGTGTCAAAATTATCTGTGCCATCCATGATAAGATCCACTCCCGGAAGCAGGCTCTCCAGTTCTTCGGCGCGCACATCCAGCACCCGGGCTTCAATCGTAATTTCCGAGTTGATGCGCTCAAGCCTCGCCTTGGCCGCAGCAGCCTTGGGCATGCGCTCCCGGGCATCCTCTTCCGTATAGAGCTGCTGGCGCTGGAGATTGCTCCACTCGACGTAATCTCGGTCCGCCAGGATAATGCGTCCTGTACCGCAGCGTGCCAACGTCTCGGCAATGCCTGTCCCCAGGGCCCCCACTCCGATGATGAGCACGGTCGATTGGGCAAGTCCGGCCTGCCCTTCCGCTCCAAAAGGGGTGAATCTTACCTGGCGCGAATAGCGGCCGTCCCGCCCGCGCTCCCGGGCAGCTGCAGCTTGTTCCTGTTCCATCTGACTCATTTCAAGGCACCCCCATATATTTAAAGCCCGAGAGGAGAGGCAGGGGGCCGCTCTTCTCCGGCTTCAGCTCATACTAAACTGTCTGTGCCGACCACTGCTCCACATCCCACACCTTGGTGACCCAATCTTCGTAGAAATCGGGTTCGTGGGAAACCAGCAGAATCGTGCCTTTGTATTCCTGCAGCGCCCGTTTCAGCTCCGCCTTGGCCACAACGTCCAAGTGGTTGGTAGGCTCATCGAACAGAATCCAGTTGCTCTCGCGCATCATCAGCTTGCAGAGGCGCACTTTGGCCTGTTCGCCCCCGCTCAGCATGCTCAGCGGACGGGTGATATGCTCGTTTTTCAGGCCGCAGCGGGCCAGATGGGCACGCACCTCATGCTGGTTCAGACTGGAGAACTCATTCCATACATCGTCGATAGGCGTGAGATTTGCAGCCTTAACCTCCTGCTGGAAGTAGGCGGCATTCAGATAGTCGCCAAGGTAGGTTTTTCCGCTGTAAGCAGGGATTACACCAAGTATGGTCTTCAGCAAAGTGGATTTGCCTATCCCGTTGCAGCCGACAATGGCAATTTTCTCGCCGCGCTCAATCGTCATATTCAGCTTCGGCAGCAGCGGCCGGTCGTAGCCAATCTCGAAGTCCAGGCCTTCGAACACCGTTTTGCCGCTGGCCCGGCTCTCCTTGAACGAGAAGGAAGGCTTCGCAGCTTCCTCTGGCCGGTCAATCCGCTCCATCCGGTCAAGCTGCTTCTCACGGCTCTTGGCCCGCCCTGATGTGGAGGCACGCGCTTTGTTGCGCTGGATGAAATCCTCCTGCTTTTTG encodes the following:
- a CDS encoding C40 family peptidase — encoded protein: MKKQQWFKQAIVVGMCTTIGLSTLMATGAGTAPVAAASVSSSTGQKIVNLGKKYMGVRYEFGASTSSTRTFDCSSFTKYIFGKYGVKLPRTSSAQSKVGKAVSKANLKVGDLVFFSSGSRANGSNVTHVAVYIGNGKILHTYGSPGVTISDLNSGNWKRTYLKARRVL
- a CDS encoding response regulator transcription factor — its product is MNEIIAWFVPRQPADVRETLEASRDREERMKLQQALQELGVQTAISEDLEDLRLLLSRVEPALLIADLNHAAAWAGWSLVSDLREQGKRLTVMVLSDGRYGEEAAAAFEAGGNEYMVKPVHTGEFKCRVDNLMRLTGRRRGLSSLLKVDGLVLDPTRRLVLRDGTELKMTPKEFDLLYYLAMHLGEVCPREDILKQVWDYHFHPDTNVVDVYIRHIRLKVDKGHKNKLIHTVRGTGYVLRAPEGAPDADTNL
- a CDS encoding ThiF family adenylyltransferase, which translates into the protein MSQMEQEQAAAARERGRDGRYSRQVRFTPFGAEGQAGLAQSTVLIIGVGALGTGIAETLARCGTGRIILADRDYVEWSNLQRQQLYTEEDARERMPKAAAAKARLERINSEITIEARVLDVRAEELESLLPGVDLIMDGTDNFDTRLIINDMAQKHGIPWIYGACVGSYGITFTVLPGETPCLNCLLGAVPLGGDTCDTAGILPQAVQLVTANATAEALKLLGGRPEQLRGKLLSFDVWRNEHQEIGVKAAKKDSCPSCGSHPVYPYLTAANTERSDVLCGRDTVQIRPAQRRQLNLQETAARLAGLGSGKVESNPYLVSFTEEPYRMVVFGDGRALIHGTSDIAAARSFYHRYFG